In the Clostridium cellulovorans 743B genome, CAATTAATAAAAGGTTTTTATTTACGGTAAAAAAAGTTCTTTCTGTATTAATGGATAGAAAAATAATGCTGGGGATTGGAATTGGTCTTTTGTTAGGTGCTTTGCTTCTTGGTACTGATAGAAGTTATTATCTGGATTCTGATACACAAGTAGAGATAAAAGCAAGGGCTATGGGGATGGAGTATCCTTCAGAGATGAAGGTTGATGTGAACGAGGAGGAAAAGAAATGATAAGAGCTTTATATACTTCCCTTTCAGGGATGATATCTAAGGAAGCAAGAATGAATTCAATTTCAAATAATCTAGCTAATGCCAATACAGTTGGCTACAAGTCAGATGATCTTATTCTCAAAAGTTTTGACCAAGTACTTTTAGAAAATAGAGGCAAAAAAAATGGTGAAGCTCATGTGAGAAATGAGCTAGGAGGTTTATCTCTAGGTGTTGAACTTGATGAAACATATACAGATTATAATCAAGGAACTTTAGAGAGTACTGATTCACAAACGGATTTAGCTATACTTGGAGACGGTTTTTTCACTGTTGAAAGGAACGGAAATAAGTTCTATACAAGAGATGGTAATTTTTCTGTTGATCCTCAGGGGTATATGGTAAATAGCAAAGGAGATTATTTACTGGGCAATAACGGAAATAGAATTTATGTTGCTAACGGTAAAATCGATGTGAAGGATAATGGGGTTCTTACTGTTGATAATGGTAATACCAAAGTAGCTTATAATTTAGATGTTGTTGATTTTGCTGATAAAAACACACTGGTTAGAAACGGAGACAATCTATATTCAGGTGGAAATCCTACAGCAGCGACAAAATTCAATGTTAAACAAAGGGCTTTAGAAAAGTCAAATGTTAATGTTGTAAATGGTATGATAGAAATGATGAGTGTATATAGAGAATTTGAAACAAATCAAAAAGTTATTCAGACTTTAGATGAGACACTTGGCAAATCAGTGAATCAATTAGGATCTGTAAGATAGCATTAGGAGGATAAAATGTTAAGTCTATTTTGGAATTCAAAAAGTTCAATGAACGCACAACAAAATAAATTAGATACGATTTCAAATAATATAGCTAATGTAAATACAACAGGCTATAGGGCGCTTCAAAGTAACTTCTCTGATTTGGTTTATGATTCATATAACAGATTAGGTACTCCTAACTCAGGTAAGGATACAGAGTTACTTATAGGAACAGGTACTAGGCTTGCAAGTACTATTAGAAATGATGTACAAGGTTCTCTTTTAGAAACCAAGGTAAGTACTGAATTCGCTTTAGATGGTCCAGGATTCTTTAAAATTACTACTGCGGATGGGACAGAAGCTTACACAAGAAATGGTAGCTTTAAAATAGATTCCAACGGAGATCTTTGTGATGATAAAGGAAATTATTTGAGTATAGAATTTAATGGACAACCTGTAAAATTTAATCCGAATAATTTTGCTGTCAATCCAGACGGAACTATTACAGTAAAAGAAGGGGAAGCTGCTAGAACTGTTGGTAGAATACCAATTTTTAATGCTATAGGAAATGATTCTTTTTCGTCAATTGCAGATAGTTTATATGTTCCAAAAGATGGAGTGCAAGTTTATAGAGAAAATAATACAGATATCCTTCAAGGATATTTAGAAAATTCTAATGTTGATATGTCAAAAGAAATGACAGACATGATTGTAACACAAAGAGCTTTTGAATTAAGTTCTAAAGTGTTATCCACAGGAGACCAAATGTGGGGTATTGTTAACAACATAAGAGGTAGATAGTAGCGTAAGGTTTGAACATAAAAAGTAGGAGATTTCTCCTACTTTTTTTATGTAATTTTATAGTTATCTCTCATATACTAGAATAGACTATAGATTTTCTAACTCTAATCTTGACTTATTAAAAAATAAATTTTCACAAATTTTATAAGTATGAGTCAAAGTTTAAGTATGGAAATCTTGTAATACTTAATCAAGGAGTTTATATATGAAAAATAATAATCCTTTCACTTTTCCTGGGCATTATTCATTTAATCCCTTTAACCTATATCCAATGCATCTAAATCCAAAGGAACAATCTTTTATAAAAAAGACTTCGCCAATGATATTGATTAAGACTATTCTTTTAAAAGAACTTTTAGATTAAAATAAAAATAAAAGAAATCCTTAAAAAGGATTTCTTTTATTTTTATTTTAAAGATTCTAATGCAGAAGTTAATGGTGGAATAACTTGTTTTTTTCTAGAAACTACTCCAGGGGCATATCCTGCATTGTTTGAAAGAGTCACGCCTAATGAACC is a window encoding:
- the flgF gene encoding flagellar basal-body rod protein FlgF, yielding MIRALYTSLSGMISKEARMNSISNNLANANTVGYKSDDLILKSFDQVLLENRGKKNGEAHVRNELGGLSLGVELDETYTDYNQGTLESTDSQTDLAILGDGFFTVERNGNKFYTRDGNFSVDPQGYMVNSKGDYLLGNNGNRIYVANGKIDVKDNGVLTVDNGNTKVAYNLDVVDFADKNTLVRNGDNLYSGGNPTAATKFNVKQRALEKSNVNVVNGMIEMMSVYREFETNQKVIQTLDETLGKSVNQLGSVR
- a CDS encoding flagellar basal-body rod protein FlgG, which produces MLSLFWNSKSSMNAQQNKLDTISNNIANVNTTGYRALQSNFSDLVYDSYNRLGTPNSGKDTELLIGTGTRLASTIRNDVQGSLLETKVSTEFALDGPGFFKITTADGTEAYTRNGSFKIDSNGDLCDDKGNYLSIEFNGQPVKFNPNNFAVNPDGTITVKEGEAARTVGRIPIFNAIGNDSFSSIADSLYVPKDGVQVYRENNTDILQGYLENSNVDMSKEMTDMIVTQRAFELSSKVLSTGDQMWGIVNNIRGR